CGAGCAGGGCTTGCGGCTCAAAGCGGTAGGCGGATTCTTCGCGGGTTTCGCGGATCACGGCTTCCAGCAGCGATTCGCCACGCTCCAGATGACCGGCCGGCTGGTTGAAGCGCACGCCGTCGGCGGTGTCTTCTTCTACCAGCAGAAATTTGCCGTCCTGCTCAACGATGGCGGCGACAGTGGTGTTGGGTTTCCAGACCATGCAATTGCTTGAAAAATTGCATATTTTACCGCGCTTGCTACGGCTTAGCCATTCAAACCGGGAAAAAGTCCGCTAACACCCTGCGCAATGAACTCCACCGCCATCGCTGCCAGAATCAGGCCCATCAGGCGGGTCACGATGTTAATCCCCAGTGTCCCCAGCTTGTGGGCAATCGCCGAAGACAGTCGCAAGGTCAGCCAGATCAGCAGGCATACCGCGGCTACCGGCACAATCAATGACACATGCCCCCAGAAACCGGAATGCTTTTGCGCCGTGATGATCATGCTACTGATGGCGCCCGGCCCAGCCAGTAGCGGAATGCTGAGCGGCACGATGGCGATGACCTCGCGCTCGGCGACTGCCTGGGCTTCTTCCGGCGTCTGCCGGGCGTGGCTTTGCTTGCCGTGCATCATGGAGATGGCGATCAGCATGACCAGTATGCCGCCACCGACCTGAAACGAGGGGATGCTGATGCTGAAAAAATCCAGAATGCCGTTGCCAAGAAACGCCGATGTCATCAGTACAACAAATACCGTCAGCCCAACTGTTTTGGCAGTGCGTGCGCGATCTTTGGGACTCCAGCCATCGGTAGCGCTGATAAAGATAGGCACGCTGCCCACCGGGTTGACGATGGCAAACAGGGCAATGCCGGTTTTGAACAGGTAGGCCCATTCGCTCATAGCTTCAGATTCTCCGTGACAGGCTTCGGTTGGTGGTTTTTGTAGACATCAGTTAGTATTTGTCACCATTTGATTATAACTGCCGCACAAGGTTTTATGCCCTCTGTATTGATTCCACTGGCCCATGGCTGTGAAGAGATGGAAGCCGTCATCGTGATGGACATTCTGCGTCGCGCTGGCGTGGATGTTGTGGCGGCCAGTTTGACGCCAGGCCCGGTGGTCTGTAGCCGGGGAACACGCCTGCTGGCGGATGCCTTGCTGGATGAAGTATTGCAGCAACCATTCGACATGCTGGTATTGCCCGGCGGCATGCCAGGTTCCGAGCACTTGAAAAATGATGCGCGCATTCAGACACTGCTGACGCACTATGCTGCAGAAGGCCGCTATATTGCCGCCATCTGCGCGGCGCCCATGGCCCTGCATGCGGCCGGATTGCTTGAAGGCAAGCGCGCAACCAGCTTCCCCGGTGTGCTGGATCAGTTGCCGGGCACGCATCACTATGTGGAAGATGCCGTGGTCAGGGATGGCAACACCGTCACCTCACGCGGCCCCGGCACGGCGATGTCGTTTGCGCTGGCGCTGGTGGGCTTGTTGTGTGGCGAAGCCAAGCGTCAGGCGGTAGAGGAACCCTTGCAACGATCATGATGAAAAAACGCCTATACCTGGCATCGCGTTCTCCGCGCCGTGCCGAGCTGCTCCAGCAATTAGGCCTGGAGACGATATTCATGGCGGCCGATGTGGATGAGTCGCCGCTGCCTGATGAAGCCCCCCACGATTATGTGCTGCGCCTGGCGCGGGCCAAGGCGGAAACCGGCCTCGCCGCATTGCAGGCGCAGGGGGGTGAAGCCCTGCCCCTGCTCGCGGCGGATACCACGGTGGCGATTGATGGGCTGATACTTGGCAAGCCGGAAGACGATGCGGATGCCCGCGCGATGCTGTTGCGCATGTCCGGGCGCTGGCATGAGGTGCACACCGGTGTGGCTGTCGCCTCGGCATCGGGCGTGCATGTCCGCTTGTCTACCACCCGTGTGGAGATGACGACGCTGGACGAGGCCACCATTCAGGCTTACATTGCCACCGGCGAGCCGCGTGACAAAGCGGGGGCCTATGGCATCCAGGGCTTGGCCAGTACTTTTATTCGCCGTATTGAAGGCAGCTATTCCGGGGTGATGGGCTTGCCGGTGTTTGAGACGTCCGAACTATTGAAGCAGGCAGGAATTTCCGTGTTGTGAACGTCATGCATGCATGGCAGAGAGCTGGTAAATGAGTGAAGACATTCTGATCAACGTGACCCCGCAAGAAACGCGGGT
Above is a window of Methylovorus glucosotrophus DNA encoding:
- a CDS encoding Maf family protein; protein product: MMKKRLYLASRSPRRAELLQQLGLETIFMAADVDESPLPDEAPHDYVLRLARAKAETGLAALQAQGGEALPLLAADTTVAIDGLILGKPEDDADARAMLLRMSGRWHEVHTGVAVASASGVHVRLSTTRVEMTTLDEATIQAYIATGEPRDKAGAYGIQGLASTFIRRIEGSYSGVMGLPVFETSELLKQAGISVL
- a CDS encoding YchE family NAAT transporter; the encoded protein is MSEWAYLFKTGIALFAIVNPVGSVPIFISATDGWSPKDRARTAKTVGLTVFVVLMTSAFLGNGILDFFSISIPSFQVGGGILVMLIAISMMHGKQSHARQTPEEAQAVAEREVIAIVPLSIPLLAGPGAISSMIITAQKHSGFWGHVSLIVPVAAVCLLIWLTLRLSSAIAHKLGTLGINIVTRLMGLILAAMAVEFIAQGVSGLFPGLNG
- a CDS encoding DJ-1 family glyoxalase III, producing MPSVLIPLAHGCEEMEAVIVMDILRRAGVDVVAASLTPGPVVCSRGTRLLADALLDEVLQQPFDMLVLPGGMPGSEHLKNDARIQTLLTHYAAEGRYIAAICAAPMALHAAGLLEGKRATSFPGVLDQLPGTHHYVEDAVVRDGNTVTSRGPGTAMSFALALVGLLCGEAKRQAVEEPLQRS